A genome region from Phoenix dactylifera cultivar Barhee BC4 chromosome 18, palm_55x_up_171113_PBpolish2nd_filt_p, whole genome shotgun sequence includes the following:
- the LOC103698455 gene encoding LOW QUALITY PROTEIN: 25.3 kDa vesicle transport protein (The sequence of the model RefSeq protein was modified relative to this genomic sequence to represent the inferred CDS: inserted 1 base in 1 codon) yields MYSHVVFVPELRGVTESGHEWEGYLIGNEVCYITLCESXYPRKLAFHYLQDLRKEFEKVDVKVVQSFTKPYAFKRFDYVIGNIRKRYLDTRTQANLFKLNSDDGQVHDIATEEFSKVISNYQTSGSEARAFPVILQQESTLWSSKLLEVIALKWTPITILVIATALLLWTSIVLTEYNMSTA; encoded by the exons ATGTACTCACACGTGGTATTCGTGCCGGAGCTCAGAGGAGTAACCGAATCGGGCCACGAGTgggaagg CTATCTGATAGGAAATGAAGTTTGCTACATCACACTCTGTGAAT GGTATCCAAGAAAATTGGCATTCCATTATCTTCAGGATCTGCGAAAGGAGTTTGAGAAGGTTGATGTCAAGGTTGTGCAGTCATTCACAAAGCCATATGCATTCAAAAGATTTG ATTATGTGATTGGAAATATAAGAAAGCGATACTTGGATACAAGAACTCAAGCCAATCTATTTAAGCTGAACTCTGACGATGGGCAAGTTCATGATATAGCTACAGAAGAATTCTCCAAAGTGATTAGCAACTATCAAACTTCAG GGTCTGAAGCAAGGGCATTTCCAGTCATCCTTCAACAAGAATCCACACTCTGGAGTTCCAAGCTTCTTGAAGTGA TTGCTCTTAAATGGACACCCATTACAATCCTTGTCATCGCCACTGCACTCCTCTTATGGACCAGCATTGTCCTCACAGAATACAACATGTCAACAGCTTGA
- the LOC103698436 gene encoding LOW QUALITY PROTEIN: acetyl-coenzyme A carboxylase carboxyl transferase subunit alpha, chloroplastic-like (The sequence of the model RefSeq protein was modified relative to this genomic sequence to represent the inferred CDS: inserted 7 bases in 6 codons) — protein MNSLSLSPAVYGERAAVFIWTIYDYKLAQVFCSCKGQKGQKHEYPWPDDIDPNLKSXTMSYLSHFKPLTEKPKPVTLPFEXPLVDLEKKLIDVRKMAXETGLDFSDQINLLESKYQQALKDLYTHLTPIQRLNIARHPNRPTFLDHVLNITDKWVELXGDRAGYDDPAIVTGIGSIDGKSYMFIGHQKGRNTKENIQRNFGMPTPHGYRKALRMMKYADHRFPIITFIDTPGXYADLKSEELGQGEAIAHNLRTMFGLKVPIVTVVIGEGGSGGALAIGCANKIFMLQNSVFYVASPEACAAILWKSSSAAPLAAEKLRITATELCKLKIADGIISEPLGGAHTDPSSTSQQIKLTVTKAMEELGEMDIDGLLSQRHLKFRALGXFVEGEPVDPEKKCNMKKKESDLAQVRADIETGIDNLMKIAREAKGKSAAPIISNEAIETLMQEVDKEMTNAFIAMGLQEKLEALKMELSTSPGTADQTLSPTLQERVDSLMQEFKHNLSQPGSYIGLKQKLEMLSEARRWNEQRMKGEKLKKEINEKLQKQVKGKMEILRKACGKVAKGETLDENQIEEVEKAKEELKEMLKSVNLEVVGLGRRQCRPHLT, from the exons ATGAATTCATTGTCCCTCTCACCTGCTGTTTATGGTGAGAGAGCTGCCGTTTT CATTTGGACAATTTACGACTACAAATTGGCGCAGGTTTTCTGTTCTTGCAAGGGTCAGAAAGGACAGAAGCATGAGTATCCCTGGCCAGATGATATtgatccaaatttgaaaag GACAATGAGTTATTTGTCTCACTTCAAGCCTCTAACAGAGAAACCAAAGCCAGTGACCCTTCCTTTCG AACCATTAGTTGATTTGGAAAAGAAGCTCATCGAT GTGCGCAAAATGG GAGAAACAGGTTTGGACTTCAGTGATCAAATTAACTTATTGGAAAGCAAGTATCAGCAG GCCCTGAAAGATCTATACACACATTTAACTCCAATCCAACGCTTAAATATTGCTCGGCATCCCAACAGGCCCACATTCCTTGATCATGTTTTGAACATTACTGATAAG TGGGTTGAGC CAGGAGACCGTGCTGGGTATGATGATCCTGCCATTGTCACAGGTATTGGAAGCATAGATGGCAAGAGCTATATGTTTATCGGCCATCAGAAAGGCAGGAACACAAAGGAAAATATTCAGCGCAATTTTGGAATGCCAACTCCACATGG CTATCGAAAGGCTTTGCGCATGATGAAGTATGCTGATCATCGATTTCCCATCATCACATTTATTGACACACCTG CGTATGCTGATCTCAAATCTGAAGAACTTGGTCAG GGAGAGGCAATAGCCCACAATTTGAGGACTATGTTTGGACTAAAGGTTCCAATTGTCACTGTTGTTATTGGAGAAGGTGGTTCTGGTGGTGCTCTTGCTATTGGCTgtgcaaataaaatattcatgttGCAGAACTCTGTCTTTTATGTTGCCAG CCCAGAAGCATGTGCTGCAATACTATGGAAATCCTCTTCAGCAGCTCCTTTG GCAGCTGAAAAGCTAAGGATCACAGCCACTGAACTGTGTAAACTCAAAATTGCTGATGGAATCATTTCG gAACCTCTAGGTGGTGCGCACACTGATCCATCTTCGACTTCCCAACAGATAAAGCTTACGGTCACAAAAGCCATGGAG gAGCTTGGAGAAATGGATATTGATGGTTTACTTAGCCAACGACATCTGAAATTCCGGGCACTTG GATTTGTGGAAGGTGAGCCAGTGGATCCTGAGAAGaaatgcaacatgaagaagaaggAATCTGACCTTGCTCAAGTCAGAGCTGACATTGAGACTGGAATTGATAATCTCATGAAGATAGCAAGAGAAGCCAAGGGAAAATCTGCAGCTCCCATCATCTCTAATGAGGCTATAGAAACACTGATGCAAGAAGTAGACAAGGAAATGACAAATGCCTTTATTGCTATGGGCCTGCAAGAGAAACTGGAAGCTCTCAAGATGGAGTTATCCACATCTCCAGGCACAGCTGATCAAACACTTAGCCCAACATTGCAGGAAAGGGTAGACAGTCTGATGCAAGAATTTAAGCATAATTTGTCCCAACCTGGATCTTACATTGGGTTAAAACAGAAGCTTGAGATGTTATCAGAGGCTAGAAGGTGGAACGAGCAGAGGATGAAGGGAGAGAAGCTGAAGAAAGAGATCAATGAAAAACTCCAAAAGCAGGTCAAGGGGAAGATGGAGATTCTAAGAAAGGCATGCGGCAAGGTGGCAAAGGGAGAGACATTGGATGagaatcagatcgaggaggtggagAAGGCCAAGGAAGAGCTGAAGGAGATGCTAAAATCGGTGAACCTGGAGGTGGTGGGATTGGGAAGAAGACAGTGCCGACCCCACCTAACATAG
- the LOC103698464 gene encoding LOW QUALITY PROTEIN: DEAD-box ATP-dependent RNA helicase 8 (The sequence of the model RefSeq protein was modified relative to this genomic sequence to represent the inferred CDS: inserted 1 base in 1 codon) — protein sequence MNPRGRYPPGIGNGGGGHYGASPNYYGRNPQPQQHYIPRNQVQSQQNQQFQQLQQQQWLRRNQMGSNSGNSEAAAKSVQSDAVDSSSQDWKARLKIPPPDTRYMTEDVTATKGNEFERLFSEAGAAYGIYEKGFERPSPIQEESIPIALTGSDXLARAKNGTGENSCFCIPALEKIDQDSNVIQGLLFALTIPLISLLYIISATIICYLSFYIGSHPRISTSDITSLQGTWKILKIQVWSHWRTSLKDDIMRLYQPVHLLVGTPGRILDLAKKGVCILKDSSMLIWMRYMLGSSFCRSFYKGIDIQAVNVVINFDFPKNSETYLHRVGRSGRFGHLGLAVNLITYEDRFNLNRIEQELGTEIKQIPPQIDQTIYCR from the exons ATGAATCCGCGAGGAAGATATCCTCCCGGCATCGGCAATGGTGGTGGGGGGCACTATGGAGCTAGCCCTAATTACTATGGGAGAAATCCCCAGCCGCAGCAGCATTATATTCCGAGGAATCAAGTACAGAGCCAGCAGAATCAGCAATTCCAacagctacagcagcagcaATGGTTGAGAAGGAATCAAATGGGGAGCAATTCTGGGAACAGTGAAGCAGCAGCAAAATCTGTTCAATCTGATGCCGTTGATTCCAG TTCTCAAGATTGGAAGGCACGGTTGAAGATACCACCACCTGACACACGTTACATGACTGAG GATGTTACTGCAACTAAAGGAAATGAATTTGAAAGACTATTTTCTGAAGCGGGAGCTGCTTATGGAATATATGAAAAGGGATTTGAGAGACCTTCTCCTATTCAGGAAGAAAGCATTCCAATTGCATTAACTGGCAGTG ATCTTGCTAGAGCTAAAAATGGGACTGGGGAAAACAGCTGCTTTTGCATTCCTGCACTGGAAAAAATTGATCAAGATAGTAATGTCATTCAAGGTTTGCTTTTTGCACTTACGATACCATTGATAAGTTTGCT ATACATCATATCTGCTACCATCATATGTTACCTCTCA TTTTATATTGGTTCCCACCCGAGAATTAGCACTTCAGACATCACAAGTTTGCAAGGAACTTGGAAAATATTGAAGATTCAAGTATGGTCACACTGGAGAACCAGCTTGAAAGATGACATTATGCGCTTATACCAGCCTGTACATCTACTTGTTGGAACCCCAGGTCGCATACTTGATCTTGCGAAGAAAGGTGTTTGCATTCTGAAGGATTCTTCAATGCTCATTTGGATGAG ATACATGTTAGGTTCTTCTTTTTGCAGATCTTTTTACAAGGGGATTGACATTCAAGCTGTTAACGTTGTTATCAACTTCGATTTTCCCAAGAACTCAGAGACATATCTCCACCGG GTTGGGCGTTCAGGAAGATTTGGTCACCTTGGTTTAGCAGTTAACCTGATCACCTATGAGGATCGTTTCAACTT GAATAGGATTGAGCAAGAACTTGGAACTGAGATAAAGCAGATTCCTCCACAGATAGATCAGACTATTTACTGCAGATG